The genomic DNA TAAGACAATATTAGAAAATAAAAAAATGGGGCAACATAAACACTTATAAGGCATAAATCTACAAAACATTAGCAGAAGAAACAACAGACAGCAATAATGCTACAATAAATTCAAAAAAGAATAATCTATATTGAAACAAAGCATCATAATAATATCAAATATACTAATAAAATACGATTAAAGAACTTCTTATGTAAGCGCTACAATTTTCCATAGCAATCCTAAACCAACCTCCTGTTACATACATTAGCAATATATAGGAAGTATTTCGATCTATATCATATATTTTTCAAAATCATAAATAATGATATAGCAATATAACAAAATTTATTCTTGTATAAAAGAGAAAATATATTGTTTAAAATAGGATAAAATTAAAAAAAATATCTTATCAAATATATAAAATATACAGTGCTTCTATAAACGTTAATTTAAGAACAAAGGCAAATAAAATTTAATTTAAATATCCTTTCTTTATTAATTTATCCCATAAATCTATATCAAAATAATAATAAATAAAGATAACGAATAGAAAAATCTTAGGCATTGAAATATCAAAGTTGATTTCCTATGTTAGGACGACAGATAACCCCGAAAACGCAAATTAAGTCTCGGGGTTAAACCAAAAAAATTGTTAAATCAAAAGTAAATACTATATCAGTGATATTATTTATTACGTCATAAAGACTATCACATAATTAGTAATTTTAAATCTATATAATCTAGCATTCCATCTCATCTTTTTCTATTACAATACTTTTATTCTTTTCTATGGATACTATAGATTTAACCAATTCTATTATTTTCTGACGAGCTCTGACATCTTGTATACGAACAAAATACCGATTTAGCTGCAATCCCTCAGAAGAAGAAAGAAAATCTATAACGCTATTTTCTTCGGAAGAAGATTCAGAATTAATCGCTGGCGCGACATCAAAAAAAAATGAAATTGGGATATCAAGTGCTTTTGCAATGCTCTGCAGACGACTAGCACCCACTCTATTGGTACCCTTTTCATATTTTTGTACCTGTTGGAATGTTATACCCAAACTATCGCCGAGTTTTTCTTGGCTCATTCCTAATATTGTTCTACGAAAACGAATTCTTTTACCAACATTAATGTCAATTGGGTTAGGACTTTTTTTATTTTTAATCATAATTTATGGCTCTGATATATAATATACATGTTAAAAAAATAAATATTGTGTTCAATCACTCTGGAAAATTGATAAAATTCTGAAACATGTTTCAATAAAATAGTTAAAAAAAAGAAATCAGCGCAAGTTATATATAAAAATTCAATCAACAAAATAACTGTGGATGAAGAATAATTACATATTCAGCATGCCACCTCTAATCTAATTTTCTATAAAGCTATAATAGCTAAAAGTAATAAAATTAATTCAATAATCCAAAAGTTTCTCATCCTAATTTCTGAATGAATATTAGTTCTTAGCGTAGATTGGAAGTATATGTCAATGGATTCACTACTATCTATACTGATAGACCAAATAATATTACTTTTTGAATCAAAAAATGCAGAAATTCCATTATTAGCAGATATAATTAACGGCAATCCAGTTTCTACTGCTTTAATTCTTGCATATCTCAAACTTTGATAATACCCGCCCATACTACTTGTCATCCAATAATCATCTATTAAGTATATAATAGAATTAATCGAATAGACGTTACTAATAATATCAATATGGAATAATATCGATGAAAAAATAAGAGGGTATATTTCTTTATGAGTATAAAATGAATGATTTTTAAGAAAATTTAAATAATAAAAATTTAATTTATCAGCAATTCTATATGCTGAATATTTATTCAAACTCATAATATTTTTTACATCGCTATCATTTAAAAATTTACCCTTATTGTCCATAACACGTATTGGCTTATAAAAGATATTTTTTCCATTAGAAAATTCTTTCGCTGTTCGCATGGGTCGAAAAACTAATAATTGTCCTTTTTTAAGAACACTAGATACTCGCTTTAATATCTGAGGACTGTCCAAATAAGAAAAAAAAGATGTATCTCCCGCCCAAACAATCACAGTAGGTTCTTTATCTTGTGATGCCCCTGGAATAGATGTAATGGATAAATAATGTTCTAAAATATTTTCTTTTGATTCTTTATAAGTTAAATTAATTTTAGGCTTAACAATACGTATTATCGGCTCTTTTTTAACAATTGTCTGTGATCCTTCTGAAGTATCTTCCAATTTCCACATCCCATATGAAATATGTAAAACCAAAAGGATACTAGAAATACTCATTCCTAGATGCATATCCTGTCTTGTCCCAAATAAAGCAGGAGATGCAAAACAAAATACGCTCAAAGCGTTTATTCCAAACAATCCTATAAAATGTACGGATTGCATCATAGTAGGTATTGGCATGGCAGCATATCCTATAGAATTCCATGCCGTACCTCCTATAATCCAACTGCGAAGCCACTCACATAATCCAAAAGAAAATGCAATAATAAAAATACGACCTATGCCTTCAGACCATAATATAGATGATAAAGAAGTCGCTATCCCATAAAAAATGGCAAAAAAAGCTGGGATTATAACACATAAAATTATTACGTCCAATGATGGCCAAAATACAACAGTATTTCCCATAAAGACTTCTTTTATCCACCATAGTCCAGCAATAAAATAACCAATACCAAAAGACCATCCAACTAAAAAAGATGATATAATCCTACTTATGGAATACACTCTGCCAGAAAATGAAGAAATTCCATCAAGTAACCATACTAATAATGTAAAAGAAACAAAAGAAGCAAAGAATAAGTCCAATGGGGGAATAGCAAAACTACAAATAAAGCCAGCTAATATTGCAAGGAAATATCGTCTTATTCCTGCTAAAAGCATGATTTTTCCAGCTATATTACCCAATTTAAGATATCCTCATATAAAATTATCATAAATAAAAATTATAGATAAAAGATCGCATAATAAAGAGCAAAATTCGTGAAATGATTTTAACTAACTATTAGAATTCATAATCTTCTTAATACGAACACGGCGAACACAACGAACATCTGAATCAAGAATTATAATCTCAAATCCAGGAATTTCCTTAATAACTTCACCTCGCACAGGGATACGATCCAAAACTGAAAAAATTAGCCCTCCTAAACTATCAACATCTTGGACACTTTCGAATACATAAATTTCTTCTCCCATAACTTTTGCTAACTCTTCTAGATCTGCACGAG from Candidatus Liberibacter americanus str. Sao Paulo includes the following:
- a CDS encoding helix-turn-helix domain-containing protein; translation: MIKNKKSPNPIDINVGKRIRFRRTILGMSQEKLGDSLGITFQQVQKYEKGTNRVGASRLQSIAKALDIPISFFFDVAPAINSESSSEENSVIDFLSSSEGLQLNRYFVRIQDVRARQKIIELVKSIVSIEKNKSIVIEKDEMEC